Genomic window (Wenzhouxiangella marina):
GCAGCGAGATCGATCGCCTGTTCGAGATCTTCCCGCGCCTGAGTGCCGGCATGACCGAGCTGAGCGACGATCGTGTCTCGGCGGAGTTCGTGGTCGAAGCGGAGTCTTCCATGGCCGAGCGCATGGCCGCCATCGCCGACACGCCGGTCGGCTTGTCCGGCGGTGAGACGCGGACGATTTCCGGCGGCATCGCCTTCGACCTGGTGGCCGCGCGCGACTTCGCTCGCGAAGTGGTCGCCGCCTGGGTCGAAACGCCGCCCCAGTGCGCCGCCTTCAGCAGCATCGCCGCCCAGGCACCGGACTGGCAGCGCGCTCTGAATCAGCCGATCCCGCCGGTCATCACCAACGTGCGCGGCCTGCGCTTCAACATGGATCGCCTGAGCATGAGCACCCCGGGCCAGGTCGATTCGGCCGAAGGCACCCTGGCCCTGTTCGTCCGCAATCCGCAGATGCTCATCGGCATGGCGCAGATGTTCTCACCGGACATCGCGGCCATGGATCTGCAGCCCAACGGCGAGGCGAAGCCCCTGCCGAAGAACCTGATCCCGAACCTGCCGGACCTGAGCGCCTTCATCGCCCTCGGTAGCGACGCCATCGCCGTCAGCTTCGGCGAGGGTCAGGAAGCACGCCTCCCGGAAGCGCTGGAACAGCACGAATCCGACGGAGCGGTGCTGGCCTACACGATCGATTTCGAAGGCTACGGCGAGCTGATGGCCTCGATGATGGACGCCATCGCCGCCGACGCCAACGTCGATCGTGACGAACTGCCGCCGTCGGACTTCATGAGCCGTCTGGCCGAGTACTATGACTCCAGCAGCATCGCGGTCCGCCTGACCGACCGCGGCATCGTCATCGACTCGACCACCACCATGGAGCCCTGACGCGTCTCATGTGTTCGATCCTGGGTATCTTCGATCTCCCCGCAGGCCAGCCCGGCCTGCGGGGCATCGCTTTGGAGGCCTCCCGCCGTCAACGGCATCGGGGCCCGGACTGGAGCGGCATTCATGTCGATGATCAGGCGATCATCGCGCACGAGCGCCTGGCCATCGTCGACATCGACTCCGGCGCGCAACCCCTGACCAGCCCGGACGGCAAACTGGTGCTGGGCGTCAACGGCGAGATCTACAATCACCGGGCCCTGCGCGCGCAATGTCCGGACTACGAGTTCCAGACCGGCTCCGACTGCGAGGTCATCCTGGCCCTCTATCGCCAGCACGGCGTCGACTTCCTCGACAAGCTCAACGGCATCTACGCCTTCGTGCTCTGGGACCTGGAGCACTCGCGCTACCTCATCGCCCGCGATCCGATCGGCGTGATGCCGCTCTACTACGGTCGTGACGAGGAAGGCCGTCTGTGGGTCGCCTCGGAGATGAAGGCCATCGAACCGAACTGCGTGCAGGTCCAGGCCTTCCCGCCGGGTCATGTCCTGGACAGCCGGGACGGCGAGATCCGGCGCTGGTATTCGCCCGACTGGCGGGCCTTCGAAAAGGCCGATGCACCCGCCGACACGGGCAAGCTGCGCGGCGCGCTCGAGCACGCCATCCACCGCCAGCTGATGTGCGACGTTCCCTACGGCGTGCTGCTGTCCGGGGGGCTCGACTCCTCCCTGGTTGCCGCCATCGCGAAACTCTACGCGGATCGACGCGTGGAGTCCGACGACACGGAAGCGGCCTGGTGGCCCCGCCTGCACAGCTTCGCCATCGGCCTGGAAGGCTCACCCGATCTGGCCGCGGCCCGAATCGCCGCCGATGCCATCGGCACCCAGCATCACGAATTCCACTACACCATCGACGAAGGCCTCGACGCCCTCGACGACGTCATCCGCCACATCGAAACCTTCGATGTGACCACCATCCGGGCCTCCACCCCGATGTTCCTGCTCGCCCGCCGAATCAAGGCCATGGGCATCAAGATGGTGCTGTCCGGCGAAGGCGCCGACGAGATCTTCGGCGGCTATCTCTATTTCCACAAGGCGCCCGACGCACGGGCCTTCCACGAAGAAACCGTGCGCAAGATCGACAAGCTGCACCTGTTCGACTGCCTGCGTGCCAACAAGTCGATGGCCGCCTGGGGCGTCGAGGCCCGGGTGCCCTTTCTGGATCTGGAGTTTCTCGATCACGCCATGCGGCTGGATCCGGCCGCCAAGATGGCCGGTCCGGGTCGCCCGGAAAAGGGCATCCTGCGCGAGGCGGGCCAAGGCCTGCTACCGGACGAGATCCTCTGGCGTCAGAAGGAGCAGTTCTCCGATGGCGTCGGCTACGGCTGGATCGATGCCCTGAAGGCGCACGCCGAGCAGCAGGTCAGCGACCGCGAACTGCGCGAAGCAGCGCAACGCTTTCCGCTCAATCCTCCAGCCACCAAGGAAGCCTACTTCTACCGCCGAATCTTCGAGCGCCACTTCCCCTCGCCGGCCGCGGCCGCCACCGTGCCGGCCGGCCCGTCGATCGCCTGTTCGACGCCGGAAGCCTTGGCCTGGGACGAAAGCTTCGCGAAGATGGCCGACCCCTCGGGGCGGGCGATGCGCGGAGTGCACGCGAAGAGCTACTGAAGGGCGCTCGCACCATCCCACGGGCGCGCCCGTCCGTGGCTTTCAGGCGCCTGCCTAGCGAATGACTTCGCGGATCAGCGGGACCGACAGGGTGCGGCGCTCGCTCAGGGCACGCTGGGCGAGGCTTTCGATCAGGCGGGCAATGGCGGCCGGGTTCCTTGCGGTGCGCTTGAGCAGATAGTCAGCCGCCCCGCGACCCAGCACGACCTCGTGCTCGCTGGACAGACGCTCGACCAGCGCGGCCAGATCGGCCTCCTCCAGGGGCTTCAGGGTCAGGCGGGTGGCCTGACCGAGACGGGAGCGCAGATCCGGCAGCTCGAAGGCCTCCCGCCCCGCACCCGACAACAGGACCCCGACGTGCTCGGAGCGCCAGCGATTCAGGGCGTTGAACAGGGCGCGCTCACCATCCTCGTCGCCGGCCAGGGTATCGATGTCGTCGACCAGCACCCAGTCAGCGCTGGCCTCGTCGAGCAGCGCGCGATTGGCGCGAACGCTCAGAGCCATGAAACCGACCGTTTCGCCCCGGCGATGGCGATCGGCAAAGACGGCGTTGAGCAGATGCGTGCGTCCGCTCCCGGCCGGACCGGCCAGAAAGTACCAGGCGCCGTGCTCGAGACCCTGCGCCAGGGTGTCGACGAGGGCCTGATTCGGACCGGCGATGAAATTCTCGAAGCCCGGACGACGCGGCGCCTTGAGGGCCAGCAGGCGCTGTTCGCTCATCGAGGCGGCCGCTCTCCTGCCCGGCGCTCACGGGTGATCCTGACGGCGCGCATGCTCCACAGCCAGGTGTATTGGACCAATGTGACCACGGCCATGAAGGCCACCAGCCACTCGAGCCCGATCTGCGCCTCCGGCGGCAGGGGGAAGCCGGCCAGTCGAACCAGCACGAACCACATCAGAAAGACCTGACAGAAGGTATTGAAACGCGACAGCTGGGTCGGCTCGGCCTGGAGCCGTTCGAAGACGACGTGGTAGACCCAGCCGCCGATGACGATCACCAGATCGCGCAGGATGACCAGACCGAACAACCACCAGGGAAGGTAGCCCAGCCAGGCCAGGGTCATGTAGCTGGCGACCATCAGGATCTTGTCCGCCGCCGGGTCGGCGAGGCCGCCGAAACGGCTCTGCCAGCCGAATCGGCGGGCCAACCAGCCGTCGAGCAGATCGGAGAGCCCCGCCGCCACCGCGACCGCCAGCGCCCAGTCGTAGCGCCCGGCCACGAGCAGAGCCACCAGAGGCGGGACCGCCAGCATGCGGCCCACCGTCAGCACGTTGGGAATCCAGGCCAGGTTCACTGATCGAGATACAGGTCGAGTCCGCCATCCGGCAGCGCCGGCCCCAGCTGAAGCAGGCCACCGAGCGCCAGCGCATCTTCGAGGCCACCGGAGCTCAGGCTCAGCTCGAACTCGATCTCGGCACCCCGCGCCGAGCTCACCCGAACCGCCTCGACCATGCTCAGATTCTCGAGATAGCGGAGCACTTCGGCAAACTGCACCTGGTCACGGATCGGCGAGACCCGGACCCGGCGCTGCCCGCTCGCGGCCTCGGAACTGACCGCATAGCGTTCGGCGAGGCTGGACAACATGGCTTCCAGCCCGCGCTGGATCAGCTCGGCGGGCGCATCGGCCACCAGATTGACGCTCTGATCGCGCCCGTCCTGGCGCCAGAACCAGCGACCGTTCCAGCCGGTCTCGGTCCGGCGAAGATCGAACATCGCAGGCAGGCTGGCCTGATATCGAACCAGGGCCGGCTCGCTGGCGTCCAGAAAGCCGCCCCGCACATCGGCCACGGCCACTTCGGCCAGGTCCAGGCCATCTCCCAGCGGGCGGAGAATGTCCAGACCCAGGCGTCGCGCCTGCTCCTGGATTCGAAGTTCGAGCGCCAGCTCCGAAGACAGCATGCGGGCCCCCGCCTCGTCCTCCATGGCCACCCAGAGCAGGATCGTCGGGCGTTCGCGGCCCCAGCGCGGCACCCCGGCCGCGGCCAGGCGGGCGTCGATGGCTGCCCGATCGAACTGCACCTGCAGCCGGAGTTGCTCCTCCACCTCGCCGGTGGGCAATCCATCCTCGGCGACGACGGGCACCGGCACCCGCACCCGCTGACGCGCCTGCACGAGTCGCTGCGCTTCGGCCAGGCCCAGACCCAGCTCGACGCGCAATGGCGCCTCGGCGCGGCCACTCAGACGCAGCAGGACCTCATCGAGCGCGTCCATCAGCGCTCGATCGGACGCCCCGGGCTGCTCGTCGAGCACCCCTTGGCCGGTATACAGGTCGGCCAGGGCCGCTTGAGACAGCACGACCAGCACCAGCGACAGCCAGATTGAACACAGACGAGGGGAATTCATGATCCGGCGAAGATACCACTTCTTTTCTGACTTGTGCGAATGCGTCACAATAGGCAGTTTGTCGAGATCAGGGCGGACCGAGCATGAGCGACCCCTCCGGAAAATCCATGAGTTACCGCGATGCAGGGGTCGACATCGACGCCGGCAACGCCCTGGTCGAGCGGATCAAGCCGCTGGTGGCCGCCACCCGCCGCCCCGAGGTCCTGGCGGGCCTCGGCGGCTTCGGCGGTCTGTTTCAGCTCGGCGATCGCTTCACCGACCCCGTGCTGGTGTCCGGCACGGACGGCGTCGGCACCAAGCTCCTGCTGGCCAGGAAGCTGGACGTCCACGACACCATCGGCATCGACCTGGTGGCGATGTGCGTCAACGACATCCTGGTCTGCGGCGCCGAGCCTTTGTTCTTCCTGGACTACTTTGCCTGCGGCAAGCTGGATGTGGACGCGGCCAGCCAGGTCGTCGCCGGCATCGCCGAGGGCTGTCGCCAGGCCGGCTGCGCCCTGATCGGCGGCGAGACCGCCGAAATGCCGGGCATGTACGGCCATGGCGAATACGATCTGGCCGGCTTTACCGTGGGCGCCGTGGATCGCCAGGCACTCATCGACGGCAGCGCCATCGAAGCCGGCGACGTCATCCTCGGCCTGGAGTCCAGCGGCCCGCACAGCAATGGCTATTCCCTGATTCGCCGGGTCGTCGATCATGCCCAGGCCGATCTCGATCAGCCCATGGGAGAAACGACCCTGGGCAAGGCCCTGCTCGCGCCGACACGGATCTACGTTGCCGCGATCCAGAAGGCGCTGGCGGCGGCCGAACTGCATGGCATGGCCCACATCACCGGCGGCGGCCTGACCGAGAACATCATCCGAGTCGTGCCTGACGGCCTGGGCCTGCGCATCGACGAAGGCAGCTGGCCCCAGCCCGAGGTCTTCGACTGGCTGGCCAGGACCGGCAACATCGAGCGCTCGGAGATGCGCCGCACCTTCAACCTCGGCATCGGCTACGTCATGATCTGCCGCCCGAGCGAAGCGGACCGGATCGAAGCGGCGCTGGACGAACCGGTCCACCGGATCGGCGAGGTGATCGAACACCACGGCGGCGAGCGCGTCCAGTTCCGGGCATGAGGCCGACGGCAGGTCCAGACGAGCGCCAGGGCCTCGTCGTGATGATCTCGGGCCGCGGCAGCAATCTGCTGGCCCTGGCCGAGGCCTGCCGCAGCGGACGCATTCCGGCCCGTATCGATGCGGTGATCTGCGACCGGCCCGGCGCCGCCGGTCTGGAACGCGCCGCCGAACTGGGCCTGGATCGGGTCCTGATCGACCGTCAGCGCCATGCCAGCCGGGCGGACTTCGAAGACAGCCTCGGCGCCGCCCTGGACGGCCTGGCGCCCCGCTACATCATCCTGGCCGGCTTCATGCGCGTACTCAGCGCCGACTTCGTCGACGCCCGCCCTGGCCGGATGATCAATATCCACCCGTCTCTGCTGCCGCGTCACCGCGGCCTGGAGACGCACCGCCGCGCGCTCGAGGCCGGCGATCGGGAACACGGCGCCAGCGTTCACTTCGTGACCCCCGCGCTGGACGGCGGCCCGGTCATCAGCCAGGCCCGCCTCGACATCCGCCCCGGCGACACGCCGGACACCCTGGCCGACCGGCTACTGCCGCTGGAGCATCAGCTGCTGGTCAGGACCACGGCACTACTGATGACCCGCACGGTCGAACTTCGCGATGGATGCATTCATGTCGACAATCAAGCGCTCGAACATCCGCTGGATCTCGATCTTGACCTGGCTGAGTCTGGCCAGCGCCGCGCTGGGGCAGTCTGACGCGCCGAACGGCGGGGACGCCGACTCGGCGTTCCCGATCCCGGCCCATCGGACCGTTCACGAGGTGCTGCGCAACGGCAGCAAGGTGGGCGAGGTGCACTCGACGCTCAGCCAGGACGAGCGCGGCATCTGGTTCTTCGAGACCGACACCGTGGCCACCTCGACGCTGGCCCGGATGCTTCGCCTGTCGGCCGAGGAGTCAGCCCATTTCCTCTGGCGTGAGGACCACGTGCTGCCACTGACCTATCGCAACATCTCCCGGGCGCCGCTCCGCACCCGTTTCTGGCAGCACGAACTGCACTGGGACGAGCACGTCAGCGAGTCCGTCACCCATCAGGGCGAACTGCGCATCCCCCTGGAGGACGGCCTGCTTGACCCGCTCACGCTACGCCTCCAGGTGTCCGCCTGGCTGCACGAACCCGAGCGGCGCGGCCAGAACTTCGAGTTCCGGGTGCTCGAACGCGATCAGATCGAGACCCAGCGCGTGGATGACCTGGGCGCGGAGACGATCGAGGTCAACGGCCAGTGCTACGAGACCCGCAAGCTGCGCCGTTTCCGACGCGAGGGCTCGAGCCGGAACTACCTGATGTGGCTCGCGCCGGCCCAGCACTGGCTGCCCGTCCGGATCGAGCTCGGAGACGAGGACGATGACATCGTGCTGCGTCTGATCGAGAGCAGCCTCCCGGTGGCTGACCAGAACTGCGATTGAGATCATTTCAATCGCTATACTGAGCTTCGAGCTTCGAGTCGAGGTCTGTCATGCGCCTAGTTATCGCCATTTTCGCCCTGCTCTCCGCAGCAGGTTGCGCGGTCAATCCGGTCACGGGTCAGAACGAGCTGAGTCTCTACGACGAGACCTGGGAGTTGAAGACCGGCGAGCAATTCTACGCGCCGCTCCGCCAGCAACAGGGTGGCGACTTCGTGCTCGATGCGGAACTGGTCGACTACGTGCAGGAAGTCGGTCAACGCGTGGCCGGCCACGCCGACCGTGACCTGCCCTACGAGTTCGAGGTCCTCAACAGTTCGATCCCCAACGCCTGGGCCCTGCCCGGCGGCAAGATCTCGATCAATCGCGGCCTGCTCACGGAGATGAATTCCGAGGCCGAGCTGGCCGCCGTTCTCGGCCACGAGGTGGTCCACGCTGCCGCTCGCCATGGCGCCAGCGCACAGTCCCGCGCCGCTTTGCTGCAGGGCGCCGTGGTTCTCGGCGGCGTTGCCGTGGGCGTGGCCACCGAGCGCGAGGACTATGCCGCCGTGGCGATGATGGGCGGGATGCTCGGCGCCCAGCTGATCGGCCAGCGCTATTCGCGCGATGCCGAACGCGAATCGGATTTCTACGGCACGCGCTACATGCACGAGGCCGGTTACAACCCCGAAGGCGCCGTTCGCCTGCAGGAAAGTTTCGTTCGCCTCTCCGAGGGGCGCGATTCCAACTGGCTGGACGGCCTGTTCGCCTCGCACCCACCCTCGCCGGAGCGCGTCGAGAACAATCGCCGCATCGCCGACGAACTCGGTCGCACGGGGATTCTGGGCGAGGAGCGCTACCGGCAGAAAACCGCGCGCCTGCGGGCCCTCGTCCCCGCCTACGAGGCGCATGACGAAGGCCGGGCGGCGCTGGCCGAAGGCAATCACGAACTCGCTCTGAGCAAGGCCGAGGAAGCCCTGTCCTTGGAGGATCGCGAGGCCATCTTCCATGCCCTGCGCGGCGATGCCCTGGCTAGCGCCGAGCGCTGGCGCGACGCGGAGCGAGCCTATGACCGGGCGCTGGCCCTCGATCAGGGCTGGTTCTATCAACACCTGCGGCGCGGCATGGTCCGCGCCGAGCTCGGTGAGCTGGAAGGCGCCCGTCGCGATCTCGAAGCCAGCCTCGAACGGCTCAGAACGGCGCAGGGCCATTACTACCTCGGGGCCGTGGAGCGCGATTCCGGCAACCGTCAGCGCGCCATCGAGCAGTTCCGGATCGCCGCCCAGGAAGAGGGCGAGATCGGTCAGCGCGCCCGCCAGGCGCTCAATGACATGGGCATCACACCCTGAGGCGATGGCCTGCCGGGCCTTGCCGTCTTCTGACGATGCGCTGTCGACCCTTCAGGATCGTGAAAGGAAACACCGCGCGTGCCGGTCATGTTCGGTAGCGTGAACCGTCAGCGCCGCTTCGAGGCCCTGGCGCGCGAGTTTTCCGACGACCTGTTCCGCTTCGCGGTCTGGCTCTGCGGCGATCGCGCACTGGCCGACGACCTGGTCCAGGAGACCTTCATCCGGGCCTGGAAGGCGCTGGATTCACTCAAGGACGAGCAGGCGGCGAAGCCCTGGCTGATCACGATCCTGCGGCGGGAATACGCGCGCACCTTCGAGCGCAAGGTCCCGCCCCTGGTCGACATCGATGCCGTGATCGGCCTCGAACAGGCCGGGGAAGGGCCGGAGGATCGGCTGGAACGGATGCGTTTTCGTGAGCGCATCATGCAGCTGGAAGCGAAGTATCGCGAGCCGCTGCTGATGCAGGTGATCCTGGGCATGGCGATCAACGAGATCGCCGCGGTGCTGGACCTGACCGACAGCGCGGTGATGACCCGGGTCTTCCGGGCCCGTGAACAACTCAAGCAGACGATGAGCAAGGACTAGCGAAAGAAGGATGGACCTCGAGGCGCTGAACAAACGGCTGATGAGCGACCCGGATCTCGACGATCCGGCGCTGCGAGCCCTGGCGGAGAAAGACCCGGCCTGTGCCGAGGCCCTCGAAGACGCCCGCGCATTCGAAGCCCGACTCGAGCGCGCGCTGGCCCTGCGCGCGCCCCGCGGCCTGGCCGAGCGCATCATCGAGCGCCAGCAGCGTGAGCGGCGGCGACCGGAAATCCCCTGGATGCTGTCCACGGCGGCCGCCCTGGCCCTGGCCATCGGCCTGCTGGCCTTTCGAGGCCCTACCCCCTCGACGGACCCGCGGCAGGACGATGTCTGGTCGACCGTTGCCTGGCATTGGGCACACGATGGCCCGCAGGTCCTCGAGGCCAGCCTGCAGATGCAAAGTACGGCCATCGAGGTGGACGCCCTGCTGGACAGTCTGGGCGTGCACGCCGACGAGGAACTGCTGGCACAGGTCCGCCTGGGCAAGATCTGCCCGACCCCCGATGGCCGCGGCGCGCACCTCATCCTGACCACCGACGACGGCCCGATCACCCTGATGATCCTGCCCCACACCCGTGCCCCGATGGCACCGGCCTCGGTGACCCTGGACGACGGCCTGGAAGCCTGGCTGGTCAACCTGGACCACGGCAGCATGGCCGTGCTCGCCGAGCCGGGGCGAGGGGCCTACGAACTGGCGCGCCGACTCCAGCAGCAGCTCAGCATCGACGAAAGTCAGCGCAGCCTCTGAGCAGAGCGCTGCGCGGGAGGCCCACGTCCTGGCCGATGCCACCTGGTCTAGAATGGTTGCAAGCCGCCCCAGGATGAACCCCATGCGATCGACCCTGCTCTGTCTTCTGCTCCTGCCCCTGTCGGCGCTGGCGGCCGATGGCTTTCTCTTCGAGAACGTCCGCCTGATCGACGTCGATGGGAACCATGCCTCCGAGCCCGTGAGCCTGGCCGTCCGCGAGGGCTTCATCGTGCATAGCGAGCAGCTCGGCGAGGCGCCCGTTCGCATCGAGGCCGAGGGCTTCCTGATGCCGGGTCTGGCGGAAATGCATGCCCATATCCCGCCCACGCGGGATCCCGAGCGTCTGGCCGACGTGCTGACCCTGTTCCTCGCGCATGGCGTGACCACGGTCCGCGGGATGCTCGGCGAAGCCGGCCACCTGCCGCTTCGCGCGGAGCTGGCCAACGGTGAGCGGCATGGACCCCGCCTGCTGACGGCCGGGCCTTCGTTCAACGGGAATACGGTGTCTTCTCCGGAACAGGCGGCCGGCATGGTGCGGGCGCAATCCGAGGCCGGCTACGACCTGCTCAAGTTGCACCCCGGGCTCTGGCCGGACGCCTTTGCGGCCATCGTCGAGACCGCCGCCGGCCTGGGCATCGACTACTCGGGACACGTCTCCATGGCCGTCGGCCTCGACCGCGTCCTGGCCTCGCAGCAAGGCACGATCGACCATCTGGATGCCTATGTCCAGGCCATGGTCCCCGAGCGCCATCCGCTCTACGGTCGAGATCCGGGATTCTTCGGCATGAATCTCGTCGATGGCATCGACGACTCGCGCATCGAAGCGCTGGCACTTCGCACCGCCGAGGCCGGCATCGCCAATGTCCCGACCCAGACCCTGCTGGAGAACATCTTCATCGGTGATCTGGACGCCCTGCTCGGGCGGCCGGCCATGCGCTTCGTCAACGCTCGCACCCGCGACAACTGGCTCGACGCCATCGAACAGCTGCGGGAAGGCCACGGCCCCGAGCAACGTCAGCGCTTCATCGACGTGCGGCGCGCCTTGATCCTTGCCCTGCATCGCGCCGGGGCGACGATCCTGCTGGGCGCCGATGCGCCGCAGATTCTGAACGTGCCCGGGGACGCCGTCCATCATGAACTCGAGCTCTATGTCGCCGCCGGTCTGAGCCCGGCCGAGGCCCTGGCCACCGGGACCACGCGCGTGGCGGACTACCTGGGCCAGAGCGCGCATGGCTGTCTGCAGCCGGGCTGCGTCGCCGATCTGGTCCTGCTCACCGCCAACCCGCTGGCCGATATCCATCACAGCCGCAGCATCCAGGGCGTGATGCGGGCGGGCCGCTGGTACGATCGAGCAGCCCTCGACGAGATGCTCGAAGACGTCGCACGACGCGCTGCCGATGACTGATCACGCAGCGCCGCCGACCGATGCCGATACCGAATACCGCCTGGCGACCGAGCCTCCGAACGCTGCTCGGCTCGATGCTGCTGGCAGGCGCCTTGGCGATGGGGAGCACGATGGCCGCTGAAGCCCCTCCCTTCCGCCCCCTGAGCTATCAGGACCGTCTGGAATCAAGGACGCTGGATTCGATCGAGTTACTGGTGATCCATGCCACCGAGCTGCCCGACCTGGACATGGCGAGGGAGTACGGCGAGCGCATCCACTACCCAGGCTCCCGAACCGGCAACAGCGGGCATTTCTATATCGACCGGGAAGGCCGGATCGAGCAATGGGTCGCCCTGGATCGAGTCGCCCACCACGTGGCCGGGCAGAACGCCAACTCGATCGGCGTCGAGCTGGTCAGCCTGGGACGCTATCCCGACTGGCTGGACAGTCGTCATCAGGATTGGCAGGAACCGGTCAACGAGGCGCAGCTTCGAGCGCTGATCGGGCTCATCGACCAGCTCCGGACCCGGCTTCCGAATCTGAACCGCATTGCCGGTCACGATCAGCTCGATCGCCGCCGTGTTCCTGCCAGCGACGATCCATCGATCCAGGTCCGGCGCAAGCTGGATCCGGGCCCGGAGTTTCCCTGGTCGAGACTGATCGAGGCGACCGGCCTGCAGCCATGGAACGACGGCGAAACCGCGCCTTGATTACCGCCCCCGGCACCGGCACCAGGGAAGTCACGGGACGTCGAAGCGATCAGTCCTTCCTGGTTCCCGCCCGCAGGGCGGCCTTGACGATCTCTTCCACGTCCGGACTCAGGCCCTTCTTGTCGGCGATGGCCTCGAGCTCGCCGCGCATGCGGCCCGCGCGTTCGGCACCATAGGCCTGCCAGCGATTGAACACCGTGGCCAGGCGCGCAGCAACCTGCGGGTTGATGCCATCCAGTTCACGAATCACCCGCCCCATCAAGGCGTAGCCACTGCCATCGGCAGCGTGGAATCCGGTCGGATTGTGCAGCCCGAAGGTGCCGAGCAGCGCGCGCACCTTGTTCGGGTTCTTCAGGCTGAAGGCCGGATGCGCCATCAGGGCCTCGATGCGCCGAACGGCGTCGGCCCCGGCCACGCTGGCCTGCACGGCAAACCACTTGTCCATCACCAGGGGATCGTCCCGATAGCGATCCTCGAAGCCTCTCAGGGCCCGGTCGGCCGCGCCGACGCGCCCATGGACCAGGGCTTTCAGCGCACCCATGCGGTCCGTCATGTTGTCGGCGCTCTCGTAGTGATCGACGGCCAGTCCATCGGCCGCCTCGCACTGACCATCGAGCATCAGATTCAGGATCAGATTGGACAGGGCCCGCCGACCGACCGCCTCCGGCGAATCGCTCCAGGCCGCTCCGTCACGGCACGCCAGATAGCGCGCACGAAGCACGGGCTCGAGCACCTGACTCAAACGCATCAGCAGCGCCTTGCGCGACTCATGGATGCAATCGACATCGACCGGGTCCCGCTGCTGGGCCAGTTCCGCTTCCGAGGGCAGACTGAGCAGTTCCGCGGCCAGGGCCGGATCCAGTGTCTCGTCTTCCAGCACCGCCTTCCAGGCCGCGATCAGCAGCTCGACGGCGTCCGGCAGCCGGGCGCCGGCCTCGATGGCCGCCGTCAGTACCCGCTCGGCCAGGCGGCGCATCGCCTGCCAGCGACTGAAGGGATCAGGATCATGGCCGGCCAGGCGGGCCAGCTGCTCGTCGCTCCAATCGTAGTCCAGTCGAACCGGGGCGGAGAAATCACGAAGCACCGAAGGCAGCGCATCAGGGGGCAGCTGGTCGAAACGGAACTCCGCATCGACATTGGTCAGCACGAGCAATCGCGTTTCCGCACCCTCCCCGTCTTCACCGACGCGGGTCACCGGGAGGGGCTGGTTGTCCGGACCCAGGAAACCGATCTTGACCGGCACCATCAGGGGGCCACGCTGCTCGTTGTCCGGATGAGCGCTCAGCGACTGGCGGAAGCGCAGGATGTAGTGTCCGCGCTCATGATCGTAGTCCGTCGTCATTTCCAGGCGCGGCGTGCCGACCTGGGCGTACCAACGCGCGAACTGGGTCAGATCGCGA
Coding sequences:
- a CDS encoding sigma-70 family RNA polymerase sigma factor is translated as MPVMFGSVNRQRRFEALAREFSDDLFRFAVWLCGDRALADDLVQETFIRAWKALDSLKDEQAAKPWLITILRREYARTFERKVPPLVDIDAVIGLEQAGEGPEDRLERMRFRERIMQLEAKYREPLLMQVILGMAINEIAAVLDLTDSAVMTRVFRAREQLKQTMSKD
- a CDS encoding M48 family metalloprotease, yielding MRLVIAIFALLSAAGCAVNPVTGQNELSLYDETWELKTGEQFYAPLRQQQGGDFVLDAELVDYVQEVGQRVAGHADRDLPYEFEVLNSSIPNAWALPGGKISINRGLLTEMNSEAELAAVLGHEVVHAAARHGASAQSRAALLQGAVVLGGVAVGVATEREDYAAVAMMGGMLGAQLIGQRYSRDAERESDFYGTRYMHEAGYNPEGAVRLQESFVRLSEGRDSNWLDGLFASHPPSPERVENNRRIADELGRTGILGEERYRQKTARLRALVPAYEAHDEGRAALAEGNHELALSKAEEALSLEDREAIFHALRGDALASAERWRDAERAYDRALALDQGWFYQHLRRGMVRAELGELEGARRDLEASLERLRTAQGHYYLGAVERDSGNRQRAIEQFRIAAQEEGEIGQRARQALNDMGITP
- a CDS encoding N-acetylmuramoyl-L-alanine amidase; this translates as MAAEAPPFRPLSYQDRLESRTLDSIELLVIHATELPDLDMAREYGERIHYPGSRTGNSGHFYIDREGRIEQWVALDRVAHHVAGQNANSIGVELVSLGRYPDWLDSRHQDWQEPVNEAQLRALIGLIDQLRTRLPNLNRIAGHDQLDRRRVPASDDPSIQVRRKLDPGPEFPWSRLIEATGLQPWNDGETAP
- a CDS encoding DUF3379 family protein — its product is MDLEALNKRLMSDPDLDDPALRALAEKDPACAEALEDARAFEARLERALALRAPRGLAERIIERQQRERRRPEIPWMLSTAAALALAIGLLAFRGPTPSTDPRQDDVWSTVAWHWAHDGPQVLEASLQMQSTAIEVDALLDSLGVHADEELLAQVRLGKICPTPDGRGAHLILTTDDGPITLMILPHTRAPMAPASVTLDDGLEAWLVNLDHGSMAVLAEPGRGAYELARRLQQQLSIDESQRSL
- a CDS encoding amidohydrolase family protein, encoding MRSTLLCLLLLPLSALAADGFLFENVRLIDVDGNHASEPVSLAVREGFIVHSEQLGEAPVRIEAEGFLMPGLAEMHAHIPPTRDPERLADVLTLFLAHGVTTVRGMLGEAGHLPLRAELANGERHGPRLLTAGPSFNGNTVSSPEQAAGMVRAQSEAGYDLLKLHPGLWPDAFAAIVETAAGLGIDYSGHVSMAVGLDRVLASQQGTIDHLDAYVQAMVPERHPLYGRDPGFFGMNLVDGIDDSRIEALALRTAEAGIANVPTQTLLENIFIGDLDALLGRPAMRFVNARTRDNWLDAIEQLREGHGPEQRQRFIDVRRALILALHRAGATILLGADAPQILNVPGDAVHHELELYVAAGLSPAEALATGTTRVADYLGQSAHGCLQPGCVADLVLLTANPLADIHHSRSIQGVMRAGRWYDRAALDEMLEDVARRAADD